A genomic region of uncultured Roseibium sp. contains the following coding sequences:
- a CDS encoding TRAP transporter small permease subunit, which produces MAVFKLLRTGLDALYKFAGYLAAVFLILILFFVASQMVARWGGGIITGAPDFTGYCMAAASFLALPYALNSGSHIRVSLLLTALGRYRKFGEIWCWAIASYLTYLFARYAIKFTYESYRFNEISQGHDAWPIWIPQMSMAIGTVLLAICAFDNLVTTLFTGRDNIHAPGEKVQGD; this is translated from the coding sequence GTGGCTGTTTTCAAGCTTTTGCGCACCGGTCTTGATGCGCTTTACAAATTCGCCGGGTATCTGGCGGCGGTTTTTCTGATTCTGATCCTCTTCTTTGTGGCCTCGCAAATGGTCGCAAGGTGGGGTGGCGGGATCATCACCGGCGCGCCCGACTTCACCGGCTACTGCATGGCGGCGGCATCCTTCCTGGCCTTGCCTTATGCATTGAACAGCGGCAGCCACATTCGCGTCAGCCTGTTGCTGACCGCGCTCGGTCGGTACCGCAAATTCGGCGAGATCTGGTGCTGGGCAATTGCCAGCTACCTGACCTACCTGTTTGCGCGCTATGCCATCAAGTTCACCTACGAAAGCTACCGTTTCAACGAAATCAGCCAGGGGCATGATGCCTGGCCGATCTGGATACCGCAGATGTCCATGGCCATCGGAACGGTGCTTCTTGCGATCTGCGCATTCGATAATCTTGTGACAACGCTGTTCACGGGCCGGGACAATATCCATGCCCCCGGCGAGAAAGTGCAGGGGGATTAG
- a CDS encoding TRAP transporter substrate-binding protein — protein MSGITKILMAGVAVSTLAAGSVSAETWDMPMAYAATNFHSATGEKFAECVTLGTGGALEIKTHPGGSLYSGAEIKRAIQTGQVPIGERLLSGHQNENAIFGFDSVPFLATSFEDSEKLWEVAKEPLTEILKEQNLHLLYSVPWPAQGLYFDREVNSLEDVKGLKFRTYNNASARMAELAGMQPVQIEAAEISQAFATGVAQGMVSSGSTGYDRKIWESLSHYYAADAWLPRNYVMVNMDSWNALDDTTKNVINGCAAMAEYAGDWRSIQYNEFTVNELGKNGMTTGRVSDTMAEELRAIGETMTGEWLETAGDQGKAIVDAFKAKQ, from the coding sequence ATGTCCGGAATAACGAAAATCCTTATGGCCGGCGTCGCCGTTTCCACATTGGCGGCAGGCTCCGTATCTGCGGAAACCTGGGACATGCCCATGGCGTACGCGGCGACCAACTTCCACTCGGCAACCGGTGAGAAATTTGCCGAATGCGTGACACTGGGCACCGGCGGCGCGCTGGAAATCAAGACGCATCCGGGCGGTTCGCTTTATTCGGGTGCCGAGATCAAGCGTGCGATCCAGACAGGTCAGGTTCCGATCGGTGAACGGCTGCTGTCGGGCCACCAGAACGAGAATGCGATCTTCGGGTTCGATTCCGTGCCGTTCCTTGCGACGTCATTCGAAGATTCCGAAAAGCTCTGGGAAGTGGCCAAAGAGCCCCTGACCGAAATTCTCAAGGAGCAGAACCTGCACCTGCTTTACTCCGTGCCGTGGCCGGCGCAGGGCCTTTACTTCGACCGTGAGGTGAATTCCCTGGAAGACGTCAAGGGCCTGAAATTCAGGACCTACAACAACGCGAGTGCGCGGATGGCGGAACTCGCCGGCATGCAGCCGGTGCAGATCGAGGCTGCCGAAATCAGCCAGGCCTTTGCCACAGGCGTGGCCCAGGGCATGGTGTCTTCCGGATCCACGGGTTACGACCGCAAGATCTGGGAAAGCCTGTCGCACTATTACGCCGCCGATGCCTGGCTGCCGCGCAACTATGTCATGGTCAACATGGACAGCTGGAACGCGCTTGACGACACGACCAAGAACGTCATCAACGGCTGTGCGGCGATGGCGGAATATGCCGGTGACTGGCGGTCCATCCAGTACAACGAGTTCACCGTCAACGAACTTGGCAAGAACGGCATGACCACAGGCCGCGTGAGCGACACCATGGCCGAAGAACTTCGCGCCATCGGCGAGACCATGACGGGAGAATGGCTTGAGACCGCCGGTGATCAGGGCAAGGCCATCGTCGATGCATTCAAGGCAAAACAATAG